In Chryseobacterium oryzae, the genomic stretch TAATTAATCCGTAAGAAATTTGATCTAAACCTGCTCCTCCATATTCTTCCGGAATATAAGGGCCAAGAGCACCTATTTTCCCCAATTCTTTCATGAGATTTGGTAAATCTGTATGATTTTGAGCTGCTTCATCAATTTTTGGCATCACAAAACTTTCTACCCAATCTCTTACAGACTGGCGGATAAGCTTGTGTTCTTCGGTTAGTAAAGCATCAATTCCGAAATAATCCGGAATGCTTGTGAGCGGATAGTAAGACATGAAATTTAATTTTTCTAAAAATAAGATTTTTTCACAATGCTGAAAAAAAAAGTTTACGAATCTCTCTTTTTTAGGAAAATATTTACTTCTTAAGGTTTTATATTTTAATGAAGTATTAAATTTAAGTATATTGAAACTAATATTTAATGCAGGAAATGATTGAATTTATACTTTTTTCATCTAAAAAAATTATTTTTATATATTTTTATTAATTTTACATTAAAAAATAAGTATTTGAATATCAAATAAATAACATCCAATGTTAACCAAATGTTAACTGAATATAAATTTAATATGAATTATTTTATATATCTTTGATTCATGGTTTTGGAAAATAGTGTTTTGACAGTTTTAATTAAAAACCTGTACATTATTAAAAACTATTACCTAAAAGTGATATATAATTAACAATAAACATAAGCTTTATGAAAAATAAAATTCAAATCTTAGTATCATCTATCATTATTTGCGGATTTGCCGGAATAATGAATAACGTAAAAGCTCAATCTACCAACAATAACACCATTGAAGAGGTTTTAATCAATAAAAATGATCCTTTCGCAGAAATAAGAAATCTTCTCGTTCAGAATTTCGATTTTACCAATTCAGATTACAAAGAAGGAATTGTAAATAGCGAAGTAAAATTCGATATTGCCGAAAATGGAAAAATTGTAAATGTTAGATCTAAAGGAGAATGCAAAAATGTGAGTAAAGAAATCGAAAATGTATTGTCTCACCTTCAATACAGAATAGATCCAGATAAACTCAGCCAGAACATGATTGCTTCTTCGTATGTAATGCCAGTGAAATTAGACATCAACAACAGATAGTTTAATTCCTTTTTTAAATATTTGCCAAACTGCTTGAAAAAGCAGTTTTTTTGTTGGTATATATTATTTACATTTGAATTTAAAATAATTATATTGGAGTCTATACTAAATATTGTATTCCGTTCACTTTGCGTGTATCTTTTCATGATATTTGCGATACGTCTTTTTGGTAAAAACCAGCTTTCGCAGCTTAATGCGGGAGATGTGGTACTACTTCTTCTTATTTCTAATGCGGTACAAAATGCAATGGTGGGAGAAAATACTTCGCTAGAAGGTGGGATTGTAGCTGCTCTGGTCTTATTTATCGCCAATTTCATTCTTAAAAGATTAATGTTTTCTAACAGATCTGTTGCAAAATTTTTAGAAGAAGATCCTGTAATCCTTGTGAAAGATGGAGTTGCTGATGCTACTGCATTAAGAAAAGTAAAAATTACCATTGATGAGTTAAATGAATCCATTCGCGAACATGGTATAGAATCTCTAAAAAACGTTAAATTGGCAATTCTTGAAGTAGATGGAAATGTAAGTATTGTTTCTGAAGATGAACACGATAAACAAACTCATTATTCCAGAATTAAAAGAAAATACAAAAGAAAATATCAGTAAAAATGAATTACGAAATAAGAGAAATGTTGCCGGATGATGAAAAAAGAGTTTTAGAAATTTTTCAACAGGGAATAGATTCCGGTATCGCTACTTTCGATACAGAATTACCAAGTTCCGAAGCATGGAACAGTAGTTTTTTTAATGAATGCAGATGGGTTTTGGAGAATGAAAACAATTTTGTAATTGGGTGGTGTGCTTTAAAACCCGTTAGCAAAAGAGCTTGTTTTCGTGGAGTAGCTGAAGTGAGTATTTATTTCGATCAAAACTATTTAGGTAAAGGTTTAGGAACAATCCTTCTTAAAAAACTCATTATTGACAGTGAAAATCATGGATTTTGGACCCTTCAGTCTAATATTTTCCCAGAAAATGAAGCTTCAATAAAATTTCATCAAAAAAATGGTTTCCGAACCTTAGGAACCAGAAAAAAAGTTGGAATTTTAAACAACGAGTGGAAAGATTTGGTAATGCTTGAAAAAAGAAGTGAAACAGTAGGCGTTTAGATAACAAACATTAAATTTTCTATTTTTTAAATTTGAATAACATTCATCTAAAGTTGATATTTTGGCATTTATATTGATTTATTGCTGGAAATCAAACAAACAAAATATGAAAAATTCAATCAAATTTTTAGTTGTTTTCTGTATAACATTTGCATTAGCAGCTTGTCACCCACCACCAAGACCGCCAGAGCCTCCGAAACCTCCTCATCCGAGACACGGAAGTTTAGAAAACAAAACCGAAAAAACACCTGATCTTTTGAACAAAAAAGTGATAATTAATTCCTCAAAAGATCAAGTTTAAAAAAAGTGAAAGCCCTTTGTTGAAAGGGCTTTCATTGTTATATTCTTTTTGTAATAGGATTCAAAGAAGTATTGAATATCATAATTTGGTCTGCAAATTTATTTTCTATTATTTCTATAATATTTAATAACTCGCTTTTATTAAACTCTTCCCGCTTTTCGTCATCTGAAAAAAGCAGGAGAAGATTGTAGTTTTTCCCTTCATCAATATAATCGCTTTGTACTTCAGAAAGGATATACTGGTCTACATCCATGAGATTTTCGGTCATCAAAATCAAACTTTCATTTACAAATTCTTCCCATGCTGTAATATTGGTTTTTATACAATGAAAAGTTATACTCAGTACACTCATATTTTAATATTTTTAAGATATTTTGACTAAAATTATCAGACAAAAATCGTTAAAATTTTTGTAACTTAGCACGTTATTAAAATTTGAAAATTAATTGTTTTCAGACATTTTTTTAAAAGTCTGATTATCATTGTAATAAAACTTATATATGCAAAAAGAAGGAGAAAGATTAATTCCTATCAACATTGTTGATGAAATGAAATCATCTTACATCGATTATTCGATGTCGGTTATTGTTTCGAGAGCATTACCAGATGTAAGAGACGGGTTGAAGCCTGTACACAGAAGAGTACTTTACGGTATGTATGGTTTGGGAGTTTTTTCAAACAGAAAATACTTAAAGTCTGCCAGAATTGTAGGAGATGTTTTGGGTAAATATCACCCTCATGGTGACTCTTCAGTTTATGATGCAATGGTGAGAATGGCTCAGCCGTGGAGTTTGCGTTATCCTCAGGTTGATGGGCAGGGTAACTTCGGGTCTATGGATGGAGATCCACCTGCAGCAATGCGTTACACAGAAGCAAGACTTAAAAAAATCTCTGATGAAATTTTATCAGATTTAGATAAAGAAACAGTTGATTTCCAGAACAACTTCGACGACAGTTTGCAGGAACCAACCGTAATGCCTACAAAAATTCCTAATTTATTGGTAAATGGTACTTCGGGTATTGCAGTAGGTATGGCAACCAACATGGCTCCACACAATCTTTCTGAATCTATAAATGCTATCTGTGCATATATTGATAATAGAGAAATTACTATTGATGAGTTGATGCAGCACATTATTGCTCCGGATTTTCCTACGGGAGGTATTATTTACGGTTACGATGGTGTAAGAGATGCATTCCATACAGGAAGAGGCAGAATTGTGCTTAGAGCAAAAGTAGGCTTTGAAGAAATAGGAAACAGAAATGCAATTATCGTATCAGAAGTTCCTTATCAGGTAAACAAAGCTGAAATGATTGCAAGAACTGCAGAACTCGTTAAAGAAGAAAAAATCCCGGGTATTTTCGAAATTAGGGACGAATCTGACAGAAATGGTTTGCGTATCGTTTATGAACTGAAGAATGACGCTATTCCTAATGTTGTTTTAAATTTACTTTATAAATATACTTCTTTACAAACTTCTTTCAGTGTGAACAATATCGCTTTGGTACATGGCAGACCAGAGCAGCTTAATTTAAAAGATATTATTCATCATTTCGTAGAGCACAGACACGAAATTATTGTAAGAAGAACTGAATTTGAGCTTAGAAAAGCAAAAGAAAGAGCACATATTCTAGAAGGTTTCATGAAGGTAATCGGATCTCAGGATTCTTTAGACAAAGCGATTTCTATTATTCGTCATTCTGCCAATCCTCAAGCTGCAAAAGAAGGTTTAATTGAAGCTTTCGATTTATCCGAAATTCAAGCTCAGGCAATTCTAGATTTACGTCTTGCCCGTCTTACAGGAATGGAGCTTGATAAAATTCGAGATGAATATGAAGCAATTATGAAGGAGATTAAAGATTTAGAAGATATTTTGGCAAACGAACCAAGAAGATTCCAGATCATTAAAGATGAATTGTTAGAAATCAAGGAAAAATATGGTGACGAAAGAAGAACAGAAATAGATTATTCTGGTGGAGAAATGTCTATTGAAGATATTATACCAAATGAAGCGGTTGTTCTTACCATTTCTCATGCAGGATATATTAAGCGAACATTGCTTTCAGAGTACAAAATTCAAAGTAGAGGAGGCGTTGGTAATAAAGCTGCTACTACAAGAGATTCCGACTTCCTAGAATATATAGTATCTGCAACCAATCATCAATACATGCTTTTCTTTACCGAAAAAGGAAAATGTTATTGGTTGAGAGTTTTTGAAATTCCTGAAGGATCTAAAACAGCAAAAGGAAGAGCGGTTCAGAATTTAATTAATATTGAACCGGATGATAAAATTAAA encodes the following:
- the gyrA gene encoding DNA gyrase subunit A, encoding MQKEGERLIPINIVDEMKSSYIDYSMSVIVSRALPDVRDGLKPVHRRVLYGMYGLGVFSNRKYLKSARIVGDVLGKYHPHGDSSVYDAMVRMAQPWSLRYPQVDGQGNFGSMDGDPPAAMRYTEARLKKISDEILSDLDKETVDFQNNFDDSLQEPTVMPTKIPNLLVNGTSGIAVGMATNMAPHNLSESINAICAYIDNREITIDELMQHIIAPDFPTGGIIYGYDGVRDAFHTGRGRIVLRAKVGFEEIGNRNAIIVSEVPYQVNKAEMIARTAELVKEEKIPGIFEIRDESDRNGLRIVYELKNDAIPNVVLNLLYKYTSLQTSFSVNNIALVHGRPEQLNLKDIIHHFVEHRHEIIVRRTEFELRKAKERAHILEGFMKVIGSQDSLDKAISIIRHSANPQAAKEGLIEAFDLSEIQAQAILDLRLARLTGMELDKIRDEYEAIMKEIKDLEDILANEPRRFQIIKDELLEIKEKYGDERRTEIDYSGGEMSIEDIIPNEAVVLTISHAGYIKRTLLSEYKIQSRGGVGNKAATTRDSDFLEYIVSATNHQYMLFFTEKGKCYWLRVFEIPEGSKTAKGRAVQNLINIEPDDKIKAYIRTNDLKDSEYVNQMSVVMITKNGTIKKTSLEAYSRPRVNGINAIEIRENDQLLSAYLTNGESQIMIATKNGKCIRFPEEKVREVGRGSIGVRGISMEDDDEVIGMIVVNDVEHETVLVVSEKGYGKRTAVEDYRITNRGGKGVITLNITEKTGNLIAIQNVTDEDGLMIINKSGVAIRMGMDEMRVMGRNTQGVRMINLKKNDEIAAIAKVEMDKEVAEDEINEETASEAELSNENISNQENLDQEASDNDDHSGSEE
- a CDS encoding DUF421 domain-containing protein is translated as MESILNIVFRSLCVYLFMIFAIRLFGKNQLSQLNAGDVVLLLLISNAVQNAMVGENTSLEGGIVAALVLFIANFILKRLMFSNRSVAKFLEEDPVILVKDGVADATALRKVKITIDELNESIREHGIESLKNVKLAILEVDGNVSIVSEDEHDKQTHYSRIKRKYKRKYQ
- a CDS encoding GNAT family N-acetyltransferase, which produces MNYEIREMLPDDEKRVLEIFQQGIDSGIATFDTELPSSEAWNSSFFNECRWVLENENNFVIGWCALKPVSKRACFRGVAEVSIYFDQNYLGKGLGTILLKKLIIDSENHGFWTLQSNIFPENEASIKFHQKNGFRTLGTRKKVGILNNEWKDLVMLEKRSETVGV
- a CDS encoding DUF4286 family protein — protein: MSVLSITFHCIKTNITAWEEFVNESLILMTENLMDVDQYILSEVQSDYIDEGKNYNLLLLFSDDEKREEFNKSELLNIIEIIENKFADQIMIFNTSLNPITKRI